The following coding sequences are from one Carassius auratus strain Wakin chromosome 47, ASM336829v1, whole genome shotgun sequence window:
- the LOC113064697 gene encoding TBC1 domain family member 20-like, with the protein MNLKKSRSLNGLGKHDAESRRKRKTAEITQALNTTPVDVAALRRMAISEGGLLSDEIRRLVWPRLLNVSVENLPEQLEPVDRDNNKDFNQVLLDVQRSLRRFPPGMPDEQREGLQEELIDIILRVLVKNPQLHYYQGYHDIVVTFLLVLGERLATALVEKLSTHHLRDFMDPTMDNTKHILNYLMPIIKRVNPEVYDWMQQAEVGTIFALSWLITWFGHVLSDFRHVVRLYDFFLACHPLMPIYFAAVIVLHREDEVLDCECDMAMMHHLLSRIPEDLPYETLISRAGDLFVQFPPSELARERSHLTAVSSFKDLELASTQQRPDTVLRRRRKEQQKQQERPLEAQRGSVAVVRPTARRFMRLAVMGLTVALGAAALAVVNSALEWAPKLALLFP; encoded by the exons ATGAATCTGAAGAAGTCTCGGAGTCTCAATGGACTCGGAAAACATG ATGCTGAGTCCAGACGGAAGAGGAAGACGGCGGAGATCACGCAGGCCCTGAACACGACGCCCGTGGATGTGGCCGCTCTGAGACGCATGGCCATCAGTGAAGGAGGACTGCTGAGCGACGAGATCCGCCGGCTGGTGTGGCCCAGACTGCTCAACGTGTCTGTGGAAAACCTCCCTGAACAGCTAG AGCCGGTTGATCGAGACAATAACAAGGACTTCAACCAAGTGCTTCTAGATGTTCAGAGATCCCTGAGACGCTTCCCTCCAG GGATGCCGGACGAGCAGCGGGAAGGCCTTCAGGAAGAGCTGATCGATATTATTCTGCGGGTGCTGGTGAAAAACCCACAGCTGCACTATTATCAGGGATACCATGACATCGTGGTGACCTTCCTGCTGGTGCTGGGGGAACGACTGGCCACTGCCCTGGTGGAGAAACTCTCCACTCACCACCTCAG GGACTTTATGGACCCCACTATGGACAACACCAAACACATCCTGAACTACCTGATGCCCATAATCAAGCGGGTCAACCCTGAAGTGTACGACTGGATGCAGCA AGCCGAGGTCGGCACCATTTTCGCTCTCAGCTGGCTCATCACCTGGTTCGGACACGTGCTGTCAGATTTCCGGCATGTGGTTCGGTTGTACGACTTCTTCCTGGCCTGCCATCCCCTCATGCCCATCTACTTTGCTGCTGTG ATCGTGTTGCATCGAGAGGACGAGGTGTTGGACTGTGAGTGTGACATGGCCATGATGCACCATCTGCTGTCCCGTATCCCAGAGGACCTGCCGTACGAGACGCTGATCAGCCGCGCAGGAGACCTGTTCGTTCAGTTCCCCCCGTCCGAGCTGGCCAGAGAGCGCAGTCACCT GACGGCGGTCTCCTCCTTCAAAGACTTGGAGTTGGCGTCGACGCAGCAGCGTCCGGACACAGTGCTTCGACGGAGACGGAAagagcagcagaagcagcaggAGCGCCCCCTGGAGGCCCAGCGAGGGAGCGTGGCAGTCGTCCGGCCCACGGCGCGCCGCTTCATGCGGCTGGCGGTCATGGGATTGACCGTGGCGTTAGGGGCGGCCGCTTTAGCCGTGGTAAACTCTGCCCTGGAATGGGCTCCTAAACTAGCCTTACTCTTCCCGTGA